Genomic DNA from Bryobacter aggregatus MPL3:
GCTTTGTCATTCGATTGTGGAGACGACGTTGGAGGAAATGATGCGTTGATCCGAGGTGAGCAGGCGGAGACCTGGACTCGGGCTGTGGCGGCGATGATGCAGTCGGAGGGATCAATCAGGATAGGCTTCAGCGCTGCTACTTCTCTCGCGATCTCGTAGGTGAGAGGGTATAGCCGGATCCGATTGTTCTGTTGGAGGCTCTCGAAGATCTGATCCAGATTCGCCTCCGTGCTGCAAGCTCCCTCAGAACAGAGGATCGCAATCTCCGTGAGCGTTGCGACGCTGATTCCGAGATCGAGGCCAGACGCATCGGCCTGGTCGAGGATCTTCGTTTGGTCCCGCGAAAGCTTTCCAGGCTGGATCATGTGCCGCAGGAGGACATTGGTGTCGAGGAGGATCTGCATGGTCACTGGGAGTCATCAAGACTGTCCTTGGTGCAATTCCAATCATTGGTGACACTGTAGTCTTCCAGATCTCCTACGATCTTCACCTTGCCCACGAGTACGCCCTTCAAGGATTGGAAGGGCCTGGCGCTTGCACCCTGTATGGTCGCAACCGCCTTCCCCCGCTTGGTGACCGTCAGCGTCTCCCCGGTCTCGTTCACTTCGTCGAGTAAGGCCAGGCATTTGGCCTTGAATTCCGTAGCCGTCACCACCCGATTGCTCATAACCGGATGGTAGTAATAATCTGGTCAGATGACCAGCTAGACCGGAGCCTCGATGGCGGCTTCGATCGGTTCGAGATCGCCGGTGGGCAGTTCGACACCTTCCCATTTGGCGACTGCTGCCGTCGCCAGGCAGTTGCCG
This window encodes:
- a CDS encoding type II toxin-antitoxin system Phd/YefM family antitoxin; this encodes MSNRVVTATEFKAKCLALLDEVNETGETLTVTKRGKAVATIQGASARPFQSLKGVLVGKVKIVGDLEDYSVTNDWNCTKDSLDDSQ